Proteins encoded within one genomic window of Bemisia tabaci chromosome 2, PGI_BMITA_v3:
- the LOC140223914 gene encoding uncharacterized protein, which translates to MFDVDAPQVLAFSKVKEVYFDLRQFWEVEECNPPENIGTHVCEILFAETTYTNPDNYFVVKLPIKEDPKVLGNSKRLALKRLFAMEKKLNNNDKLKTMYTEFMREYQALGHMSEVSHENEHAPSYYIPHLGVLRENSLTTKLRVVFDASAKSSSGKSLNDILHVGPTIQDTLFDIILRFREYPFVITADITKMYRMILIAPEDRSLQRILWRENPNDSVKVFELNTVTYGTGPAPFLAIRALQESANIQEENLPIGAYHVKKSFYVDDFLGGADTVEEARQVKKEVEAVTSSNNFLLRKWASNDSTILKTGAQQTEPLYFNDNRDIKVLGIEWHPATDIFCFSARHKATSVVTKRILLSEISKLFDPLGIVGPILVRAKMLIQDLWKLKLNWDEPVPDVIKKKWMELADDLAMLTEFSVPRHVQISRRTKKLVFHGFGDASKGAYGACIYVVSYNADSPTSILLCSKSRVAPLKLLTIPRLELLAALLLARLMKRVLSAVNNHPHAIFLWSDSMDVLYWLQKPPDTWQTFVANRVSEIEAFTTEVHASWKYVPTKENPADLISRGVSSAMLKKSDLWKSGPHWLTSDSRFWPKQSINPPSNGQSEEKVVRVFLGIQSFFSSLNVLLDRVSSLSKLLRIVAYVLRFVNNVGRKNTKNTSQILLPEELDNAQDVCTKSIQHQVFNQDIHDLMSPQGELRGSSSIKTLNPFMDSKGLLRVGGRLKNSNLPLGEKHPVLLPARHKLTELIIREKHERLGHAAPQALLASVRQSFWPLQGKQMAQKIAARCMTCIRAKPKLSSQMMGQLPLERVVPAPAFTSVGVDFAGPIKLRSSRTAKTSNKKAYLTLFVCFVTKAVHLELCPDLSAAGFIDTFKRFISRRGIPSLVFSDNAKTFVAADSHVQSCFDQFFKDSRVLNYLAVERIKWRFSPPYSPHHGGLHEAAIKSFKYHFRRIVSNRLLTYDEAQTIVTQIEAILNSRPLTPLSSNPNDLSVLTPGHFIIGRPLTSFLSNANSASLSDTELVKKYSQLGRTLQSFWNRWSTEYLQKLQVFPKWYKKEKRIMPGSLVLVKVKNLPPLCWPFARVHKVHPGKDGIPRVVTLRTSQGDMIRGITELCVVPTFEDTSKGGVC; encoded by the coding sequence ATGTTTGACGTTGATGCGCCTCAAGTACTTGCGTTTTCAAAGGTAAAGGAAGTATACTTTGATCTACGGCAATTCTGGGAAGTAGAAGAATGCAATCCTCCTGAAAACATTGGGACGCATGTCTGCGAAATTTTATTTGCTGAGACGACGTACACAAATCCTGATAATTATTTTGTTGTGAAGCTTCCCATCAAAGAGGATCCTAAAGTTCTTGGGAATTCTAAACGTTTAGCGTTGAAACGCCTGTTTGCGATGGAGAAAAAACTAAATAACAATGATAAACTAAAAACCATGTATACAGAATTCATGAGAGAATACCAAGCATTGGGACATATGAGTGAAGTGTCGCACGAAAATGAGCATGCCCCATCATACTATATACCTCACCTAGGAGTGTTAAGAGAGAACAGCTTGACCACGAAACTACGGGTAGTATTCGACGCGTCAGCAAAGAGCAGTTCaggaaaaagtttgaatgatataTTACACGTTGGACCTACAATTCAAGACACGCtttttgatattattttaaGATTCAGAGAATATCCGTTTGTAATAACAGCAGACATAACGAAAATGTATAGAATGATATTAATCGCACCTGAAGATAGAAGCTTGCAAAGAATATTATGGAGAGAAAATCCTAACGATTCAGTTAAGGTTTTTGAGTTGAACACTGTAACATACGGTACAGGTCCTGCTCCTTTCCTCGCTATCAGGGCATTGCAAGAATCAGCAAATATTCAAGAAGAGAACTTGCCCATAGGAGCCTATCATGTCAAAAAATCGTTTTATGTTgacgattttttggggggagcaGATACGGTAGAAGAAGCAAGACAAGTTAAGAAAGAGGTTGAAGCAGTCACATCCTCAAATAATTTCCTTTTAAGAAAATGGGCGTCTAATGACTCCACAATTCTGAAGACAGGAGCTCAGCAAACCGAGCCTTTATATTTCAACGACAACAGAGATATTAAAGTGCTTGGGATAGAGTGGCATCCGGCAACAGACATTTTCTGTTTCTCAGCAAGACACAAAGCAACTAGTGTGGTCACTAAGCGAATATTATTATCTGAAATCTCCAAATTATTCGATCCACTAGGAATAGTCGGCCCAATACTGGTAAGAGCGAAAATGCTGATTCAAGATTTATGGAAACTAAAACTAAATTGGGATGAACCTGTACCTGatgttattaaaaagaaatggaTGGAACTAGCAGACGATCTAGCGATGTTAACAGAATTTTCAGTTCCAAGACATGTGCAAATCTCCAggagaacgaaaaaattagtatttcaTGGATTTGGTGATGCGTCCAAAGGAGCATATGGAGCATGCATTTATGTTGTAAGTTACAACGCTGACTCGCCAACATctatattactctgttcaaaatcacgagttgcCCCTTTGAAGTTGCTGACGATACCTCGATTAGAGCTATTAGCAGCACTTTTATTGGCAAGATTAATGAAAAGAGTGTTGTCGGCTGTAAACAATCATCCGCATGCAATTTTCTTATGGTCAGATTCTATGGATGTTCTGTATTGGTTGCAAAAACCGCCAGACACCTGGCAGACGTTCGTGGCCAATCGTGTCTCAGAAATCGAAGCCTTTACAACTGAAGTACATGCATCCTGGAAGTATGTTCCAACCAAAGAAAATCCAGCTGATCTAATATCAAGAGGTGTTTCTTCAGCGATGCTTAAAAAGTCTGATCTTTGGAAATCAGGCCCACACTGGCTTACGAGTGATTCAAGGTTTTGGCCTAAGCAGTCCATAAATCCTCCATCAAATGGTCAAAGCGAAGAGAAAGTTGTACGAGTCTTTCTTGGAATTCAgtcatttttctcaagtttaAATGTCTTGCTGGATAGAGTCTCTTCACTGTCAAAGCTGTTGCGAATAGTGGCATATGTTTTAAGATTTGTCAATAATGTTGgtcgaaaaaatacaaaaaatacatcTCAGATATTATTACCAGAGGAATTGGATAACGCTCAAGATGTATGTACAAAATCAATTCAGCATCAAGTTTTCAATCAAGATATCCATGATTTAATGAGCCCACAAGGTGAACTGAGAGGCTCAAGCAGCATAAAAACTTTAAATCCGTTTATGGACTCTAAAGGACTCCTGAGAGTTGGAGGAAGATTGAAGAACTCTAATCTGCCTCTAGGAGAAAAACATCCTGTTCTATTGCCAGCACGTCATAAATTAACGGAACTTATAATTCGTGAGAAACATGAACGATTAGGCCACGCTGCGCCTCAAGCATTGTTAGCAAGTGTTAGACAGAGTTTCTGGCCGTTACAAGGGAAGCAAATGGCACAAAAAATTGCCGCAAGATGCATGACCTGTATAAGGGCTAAACCCAAGCTGTCCTCCCAAATGATGGGTCAATTGCCTTTAGAAAGGGTGGTTCCTGCGCCAGCGTTTACATCAGTAGGTGTCGATTTTGCTGGGCCAATTAAGTTAAGATCGTCACGTACTGCTAAAACGTCAAACAAAAAGGCATATCTGACACTGTTCGTCTGTTTTGTTACAAAAGCAGTGCACTTAGAACTTTGTCCTGACCTATCCGCTGCAGGTTTTATAGATACGTTCAAAAGATTCATCTCCAGAAGAGGAATACCCAGTCTCGTGTTCTCCGACAATGCTAAAACCTTCGTTGCAGCTGATTCTCACGTGCAAAGttgttttgatcaatttttcaaagattcaAGGGTATTGAACTATCTAGCTGTAGAGCGCATAAAATGGAGGTTTTCGCCACCATACTCTCCTCACCATGGTGGTCTCCATGAAGCAGCAATCAAGAGCTTTAAGTACCATTTCAGAAGAATTGTTTCCAACCGCTTGCTAACGTATGATGAGGCTCAAACTATTGTAACTCAAATTGAGGCCATATTAAACTCAAGGCCACTAACTCCACTGTCATCAAATCCAAATGATCTATCAGTCCTGACTCCGGGGCACTTCATAATTGGTAGACCATTGACCAGCTTTCTTAGTAATGCTAATTCTGCGTCACTGTCAGACACGGAATTAGTCAAGAAGTATTCTCAGCTCGGAAGAACATTACAATCATTTTGGAACCGATGGTCCACAGAATATTTGCAAAAGTTGCAAGTTTTTCCAAAATGGTACAAGAAAGAGAAACGTATAATGCCTGGATCCCTTGTGCTAGTCAAGGTCAAGAACTTGCCCCCGCTGTGTTGGCCGTTTGCCAGAGTCCATAAAGTGCATCCAGGAAAAGATGGGATACCACGAGTGGTAACGCTTCGCACAAGCCAAGGAGACATGATTAGAGGaataacggaactatgtgtcgTTCCTACTTTTGAGGATACCTCAAAGGGGGGAGTGTGTTGA